A window of the Lactuca sativa cultivar Salinas chromosome 7, Lsat_Salinas_v11, whole genome shotgun sequence genome harbors these coding sequences:
- the LOC111914895 gene encoding VQ motif-containing protein 10, translating to MSRLRRREPVKVVIINTKYIETDAMSFKSVVQRLTGKDTPSPSPNNSLSHAGGGGGCGGRSGVKSPMLKKGMLFRDLDNLLLELPSMDDIYRFCSE from the coding sequence ATGTCAAGATTGAGAAGAAGAGAGCCTGTGAAGGTGGTGATTATCAACACCAAGTATATTGAGACAGACGCCATGAGCTTTAAGTCTGTCGTTCAACGTCTCACCGGAAAAGATACTCCCTCCCCCTCTCCCAACAATAGCTTATCACacgctggtggtggtggtggttgcggCGGCCGTAGTGGTGTGAAGTCGCCTATGTTGAAGAAAGGGATGTTGTTTAGAGACCTGGATAACTTGCTGTTGGAGCTCCCTTCCATGGATGATATTTATCGGTTTTGCTCTGAGTaa